In Neptuniibacter halophilus, the genomic stretch TTCCCCGATAGCTCAGTTGGTAGAGCAGTAGACTGTTAATCTATTGGTCGCTGGTTCGAGTCCAGCTCGGGGAGCCAACTAAAACCTCTTAAGTACAACTGATGATCCCTGATAGCTCAGTTGGTAGAGCAGTAGACTGTTAATCTATTGGTCGCTGGTTCGAGTCCAGCTCAGGGAGCCACCTTTAAGGTGAAAGTTCGGAGTGTAGCGCAGCTTGGTAGCGCATCTGGTTTGGGACCAGAGGGTCGGGGGTTCGAATCCCTCCACTCCGACCACTTTAAAATAGGCTAATCTTCATTTACCGTTCTGGTAAACGTCGGAGTGTAGCGCAGCTTGGTAGCGCATCTGGTTTGGGACCAGAGGGTCGGGGGTTCGAATCCCTCCACTCCGACCACTTTAAATCACCTTCACTACTAACATCACGTAAGCTGATTTATGTATCTGAGTTTATTGGGATGAGAACCTCCGAAGGGGCTCGAACCGAACGCAGTGAGTTAAGGTCGCGGAGCGACGCCCCGAAGGGTGAGGCGAAGCCGAATAATCCCTCCACTCCGACCACTTAATCAAAACCCTTTATATATCTTCTAAGACATGGATCGCTGAGATGGGTAGCCCTGCAAAAACCTTACGTTCTATTCGTGTTTTGAAATCCAGATTGGATCAGGCTGATTCGGTTGGTGTTCGGCAGGCATTAGATACTGGAACCCTTGCAAATCAATCTGAAGACCTGAGTCAAAGACTTGTCTCTTTGGCTGACAGAATTCAGGAAGTTCAGAAGGTGTCGAGAAAGGAAGCACTTGAAAGGCATTATAAAAAGGTAGTTCAGTTATCACCTAGGGGCTGATCCCCTACTCCCCATTCAATTGGTATTTTGGAATGCCACACCGGACCCGCTGATTTACATTTAATATTATCACTCCGCGACTGCAATATAGAATCGCTTCTAACTCCTTTCAACGCTCGAAGAAGCAAAACAGACACTCTTCAAAGTTTTTAGAACCTGTACCAATCTTTACCAGAAAGGTCGACACTGAACTTAACCATAGGCTCACCTGGAACTAATATAGTAGGATGGAATAGGTGACTAAATCCGGGGGCTAATTTTCATGTCATTCAAAAACACCTATGTTCTGCTTTTAGTTCTAACAATCTTCCCTAACATTATTCAGGCCAAGCAGTACACCGAACAAGAGGTCATGAATGCTATCCAAGTTGCCAATAAAAACAAAAAACCCGCTCTTCAATTTGCTATTGGATACCTATATGAGTCTGGGAACGGAGTAAAAACCAATTACTCTGAAGCCCACAGATGGTATTCACTGGCTGCCGAGCAAGGAAATACAAGCGCAATGACCCGCCTAGGGAGACTGTCAGTAGAAGGCCTAGGTGTAAATAAAGACCCCTCTAAAGCATTCTATTGGTATGAAAAAGCGTCACAGCTTGGAGATAAATCAGCTCAAAACATTCTTGGCCTAATGTATCAAGACGGTAATTTAATCGATGGGGATTACCAAATGGCAGCTTACTGGTTCAAAAAAGCAGCGAACCAGGGATCAGTATCTGCCCAGTATTCACTTGGTAATCTTTACTTCACAGGCAGAGGCGTAGCTGATGATTATTCGCAGGCCCGTTTTTGGTTTGAAAAGGTGATAAGAGCCCAGCAAGGTGGTGATAATGATAGCAAAGAGAGGGCCTACTATAGATTAGGGCAAATCTTTGAAGATGGCCTGGATGTTTCTAAAGATGGCCCAAAAGCGAAAGACTTCTATATGGCTGCGGCAAAATTAGGCCATGATGAAGCCAAGGTCAAAATAGGTGACGGATACAACCAAGGTAAGTGGGGATTACCAAGAGACAGAGAGAAAGCGCTTCACTGGTATCATAAAGCAGGTGCCTCAGGGGAATTTAGTGCAGGGCTACTGAAAGCTGAATTGAAACACCAAAAATGGTGCAAGCATGTATCTGGCCTACCGAACGAACAATGGAGTGTCAATGATGCAAGATACTTTGAGAGAACCTGCCTGAAATAGTAAAACTAGCACTGCAATTTACCACTCAATTTTCTAAAGCCTCATATCTCTCCTTAAGCCCTTGCACATATTTCACGTGGAAAGCCATATTCTCTGGAATCGGGTTGACTTTACCCCTGCCATATTTTTCTTCTTCAGCCTTCGTCACACCTCTTTTATATATTTCTGCAGCATTTGAATTCGACGCTACAACTGAGCCATATTCAGGCTCAAGGACAACCTGATAGGTGAACACCCCCTGCCCTACTTCGATCCATTTACGCGAAGTTTTATAACCGGGCTTACTCACTTCAATATCATACCGCCCAGGCTCAAGAATCATATTTTGATCAAACTTCGGCTTAATGTTCATGATTCGAATTTGAGCATCGCTCGGCTCGGGCTGAACTCTGAGCAGAGACTCATTTGTATCGTAAGAATTTTCACTTAGGTGGTTATCGGGAAGCAAAGCTATCCCAGCAACTACAGTGGCGCTCAAAAAAACTACAGCTAAAGACCATTTTAAGCCTCTTGAATTCCTCTCTTTACTTTTGCTACTGGCGACTTCAACTTTTTGATCTTCTGATTGCTCTACGCTATGCATCAGAAATACACTTCCGCCATCATCACAAATCTGAGCTTTCTTTTTACATTGCGGGCAACTTACTTTTCCACGATTCAGGTTTCGCGATGCTGGGGCACGAAAGTCAAATAAGTGCCCACAACTCGGGCAACGAACAGGATATCGAACTTTCTTAGTCATAACGCTGCAACCTCATCCTTTGCCTCAAGCTAATATGAAAATAATGTTAACGCACTGTAACATGGAGCCATTCGTATCAACCTTAAATGCAGAGACAGCGACACTTCAAATAAACGCCCTAAAACGAAAGTGGCTTCATACAATACTTGCCACTTGCACCTGGTAACGAAAAGCAAGACCATTCATCCGAATCTGATCCAGCTGCGATCGCAGGCTTTCCATTGATAGTTATTGCCATCGCCTTATTAATACCTTTTTCTTCAACAATCCGCGTCCCATCGGCAAGATCCCACTTAATCATATAATCATTGGCACTGGCACATACTTTCACCTGACAAGAGATCGATTTCTCTTCCTGACCAGTTACCACCTTACAAACACCCTCCCCTGAATCACATCCAGCATAAGCATATGAAGAGACAAGCATAGCTATAAGAATAGTCAGGTATTTCTGGGGCAGTAATCTGTGTAACAGGCTAATCAAAATGCTCTCCTAACAAGAACTATCTGTATCAAAGAAGCAGAGGTGTTGAATAATATCGTAGACCAATTCAACCATACCGGATAAACGAGGCACTTCTGATGTAGGGTCCCAGCCATATCCGATACGTCCCAATGCCTCGGTACAATTCACTTGGGTAAGTTCAGATAGCTTTACCACAGATAGAACTTCTGTGAGTTGCACATAGTTATAAAACTCACTGTCCCTGGCAGGCTCATCCAGATTACCCAGATCCTTTTCCAACACCTTTAGAATCTCTAACTTCTGCTCAAACGTTTTCGCTTCCTCAATCTTGAACATCGCTTTGTCTAGTAACAGCTCAATTGGGTCATCTTTCACCTGCTCTGCAGTTAGATGAAATGGCATCATGAGTGTTACGGCCAGAAATATATTCTGCAGCATCTTCATGGTTGAGCCCTTCCTGTAGCTGCCAGCTCCCCCTTCCTTAGATAGACAGCCACAAGAATCAAAATCATAGATAAAACACCTGCTGCGATAGAGGTGCTTTCAAGGTAAGGGGTAAAGGCGGTTATGACACCTGCTAACCCTATACAATTTGCTACAGCTGAGAATGTTAATACCGTCAGCAAAGTTCTAAGACTGGTCAATGCTGTGAACGGTGAAAGTATTAGGATTAAGGCAGTCGTGATCGTAAACAAAACAACCAGAAGCAGATTAACCAGTCCTGTTAGTTGCAGTACCAGGTGAAAACCGTGAAGAGCTACCCTGGACTCCCCATCAATCAGTAAAGCTGACTTGCCTATGGTAAGACGAGAAAACTCAGGTTCCGCGGGAAGCATTAACGCTGGGGATAAAAGAAAGTAAACGAATGCTATTACACCCAGAACTGAGCATATAAGGATTGGCATGCGCTGTGGTGATTGGGTCATTTCCTTTCCCAGATTCCATTCAGAGGTGATTCATCAGACACCATGGAAGATGTACTGCAGGTTAACTATATTGCTTTTAACTCGCAAAGCGAAAGGCCCCCCATGCTGAAGCGCTATCTACTGCTCATTACCCTGCTAGTTCTCCCCTTATCTGTGAAAGCAGAACTCACTGGCCTTTCCAGTATTCTGGATATCCCTAAAGGTACTATCTTCGAACTGACTCAAAAACTGGAAGTAAAAGCGAACCGGAGCTATCAGGTGATAGGAAAAGACCATCTGCTTGAAAGCTTTAACACGATCCATCAGCCCGGCAACGAGTACACCGGAAGGCACTATAGATACCCCAGTTACGATAACTACCTGATCCAATGGCGTAAGAACGTAGATCAAACCTATCAAGACTGCCTAAACCGCCATCGTATCTACTATCACTCGGATACCAATAGAGGCGGCAATAGCACCATCATCAACCGGGGTAACGGAAACACCAATATCATTATCAATCAGCCTTCTGAGGTGATATCAGGAAGTTATCAGGGCCAGCATAGTTGTATCCAACCTCAGCACACACTTACCCTATTATTGATTGATACAGATGAAGCAGAGGGTGGTGGTATCTTCAGAGAAGGTTATCAGTTCGAAGTGGATAAAGTACGTTATAGGCAGCATGGAGCCTTCCATTCAGTGACGCTCTATTTTGACCACCCTGTAGCTGAAGGGCTGAGAATTGTATCTACGCAGCCCCCTCAAGAGATCTTTGTCTATCAACTGCAGCAGCAAACAACAGGCGATGGCTTTTGGGAAACGTTAGGCAGTGCATTAAACTCAGTGCAGCATATTGGTGGGCAGATGTTCACTATTAAGCCACCAGCAACACGCTATTATGATTAAGGAAGGTAAAGGGAACTTATGCCTGATTTTTTGTGTATTCCAGCAGACTACCTGACTAATGATGAGAATCTAAAAACCAGCCCAATCATGGATTCTCAGAACAGAAGTTGGTACTGCGGGCAACTTCCAGAACTGACACAGGAGATGCAGGATAGCTTTTCTTCACCACATGCCTATGCTGCTTGGGAACTTACCTGCCTGAAGACCTTGCTAGATCAACTACGCATACCTACTCCTGGGATGTTTGATGAGTGGCCACCAGAGATCAGCGAACTCTACCACCTTGCTAAAAAAATCGAAGCAGAATCCAGCAAATCCTTAACTTCAGCTTTGGGAAGTGAAGAGATATCAGCCCAAAACCAGCCAATTAACCTGAATCCTCTTAGACCCATACAACTTCCACAATCAACGCTCAGTAAAGATGAACGTAAGTCTCTGCTTAAACGTGCTAGAAGAGTCTGCAAACAACACAGAGAGAGCGGATCAGAAAAGTACTTATCAGGTGAACTACAGCTCAATAGATACAACTATGCCAAAGATATTATCCGGGCTGCTGACTTTGCTTTGGACCTGATAGAGTCCATTCCCAGAGAATCATTCTGCGTTGAGACTATCCAATTCGTTCTGGAGCGCGGAGAGATAGATTACCTCTCAGAGCATGAAGACATGGAAGGTTTTGCTATAGGTACCATCAGGTGTATTCAACGGGAGATCTCTGTATGAGCATAGCTAACACGGAGTTGACCTCTGAGCCTGTTCCAGCGCAGCTCAGGGTCGTCTACCGACACATTGCAGACCGCCTCCCGTTCCATCTCCGGAGTAAAATAGCGGTATGCATTCTTACCCGAACCTTTAGCATGATACATAGCCGCATCAGCATTTCGCAGTAATGCTCCAGGATCCTCTCCATCTGAAGGGAAAAGAGTGATACCAATACTGGCTGTGGTCACAAACTCATACCCCTCAACCAGAACAGGCTTCGCTGCCACATCCAGAATACGCTCACAACCGGGCAGCTCTTCGGCCTCCACCTTCAGGTCTGGCAATATCACCAGAAACTCATCACCGCCTAAACGGGCAATCATCTCCCCCGCTTTCATGCACTGGTTAAGGCGCTGGCTGACTTCTTTGAGATGCCGATCCCCTACTTCATGCCCAAGGGTATCGTTAATTTTCTTGAAATTATCCAGATCAACAAATAGCACTCCCACCCGGGTTCCCTTTTGCCTTGCCCGGTTCAGCGCCTGCTCCAGACGTTCCATCGCTAAAACACGATTAGGCAGCCCCGTCAGAAAATCGTAGCTGGCCTGATGGATCAGCCTGTTCTCGTAATCTTTACGCTCTGTGATATCACCGATGGAACCTACCATCCGATAGGCCACGCCATGCTCATTCCGGAGCGCAAGACCATGCGCTAACACCCATACATACCCTCCCTGGCTGTTTCTGACCCGATACTCGCAGTCAAAAAATTCGGTCTCTCCTTTAAGATGACGGATAAGTTCATTCTGATACAGATCCCAGTCAGCCTCATAGACCCACTCCAGCCACTCATAAGAGGTTGTTTTCAGAGTATCTCCATGCCTATAGTGGTTAGCAGTCGTGCTGAGAGAAATAACTCCTTACTGACAGGATCCCAATCCCAAAGCCCTTCATTCGCACCTTTCATCGCCAGGGAGTACCGCATTTCAGTCTCCCTCAGCGCGGCCTCCACCGCTTCCAGCTTGCGTATTTTTTCACGCATCTGCCGGTTTTCCGAAATCAGATCAGACCTACTTTGTTCAGTAAGGGGGTTCACAATGCTTCTCTTCCTGACCCACAAAAAATTAGTAGTTCCAGCTTAGCAGAATGTTGCACACAATCTGAAAACAGCCCGATAGCCAAATCCTGTCTGAATCGCACTCACAGGACAAGCACCCTTTGGTGTAGCGACTACGCCACCTGCCAGATGAAGAAAGCAGTTACTGCAAGACAGTCCCAACGCGTACTTTGTGAAGAGCCATCAATAGATAAATGCCACGCAGAGAGATTACCAGAACAGCGCAGCATTCGATTTTGAAAGGCCCGGCATCTCTGATTCAGCGCAGGAAACCGGGTCGGTTGGTGTTTTAGTGTTCTGCCAGATAATCAAGAATAATATTCCGATTTTCAGGGGTAAGTTCGCTCATACCCTATTCTTCAACCATCCAATCTAGCAGCTCATCCCAACCCTCACGACTCCCCCCCTGCTACGCCACTATCATCTCTTAATGACAGGCAATGAATCTTTATTAACCTAGCCTGCTAGTAATGAGGTATTACCATTCACCCTACACACCCAATATCTGATCAGCGCAAAACGATCGCTAAGACAAGACTGCTGTCATAGACAGAGAGTTGGAGGCGTTTCAGTGACCCATGGTCAGTCATCAGAAAAGCAAAGCATGAATTGCTTCATACCCAGGGACCCAATCGGATATTCCATAAGCAATCCCCATGAAACAGCAACAAACATCGCCCTAAAAGTTTTATTCTCGAAAATACTCACTTGTGTTTAAATAATGCCCCCGGACTCCCACGTTTTAACAAAAAATCGAAATATTTGTTTGAACGTCAGGGGTATTCAATTTTCATTGAAAATACTTTTATCCGATCATAAGACAAGGAAGAGAAAGGCATGAAAAATAGCAGTAGAAGTTTTCATAAAAGCCCAGCATTCAAAAGAACAGCCCTATCCATCGCTGTCATGTTGAACTGCAGTGCCGCCTTAGCTGCTCCTGCCCCCATTACTTTATCTGGCGACTATATAAAAATTGGAACCAACCATTATGGTACTTTGGGTTCAATTGGTAACACATCACCAGGGATTCTGTATGACAATTCAGGTACAGGCACCTTTAACACCGCATATGACTACTTAACCCCTGGAACCCCTTTTGAGGGTTTCTATATACGCTCCACGGAGTCATCGACGACTTACAATACGGGGGCCAATAATTCAGGTGGCTTATTAGCAGGACTTTCATATTCTTCATTCACTGACACATCATCAGGTACAACCAATAGCGTTAGCTGGACAGGCTCATACGATCCAGGCTCTGGCAAACTGTTTGATATCACCAACGATGTTAGCTTTGAAGACGGGGATAAAATAGTCAAAGTAGTGACTACAATCACAGCCACTAAAGATTTGAGTGACCTGTATTTCTTAAGAGTTACAGACCCTGATGCACGGGCAGAACCAGGAGATAGCACAGCGACCACAAACATTCGCGGGAATGATTCGGTTGATGGGACAAATCTGGTTTATGCTGAAGCCCTGTCAAGTAAGTATATTATCGGCTATTACAGTAATGCCGCTTCTGGAGTTAACACCGGCGTCAGTAGCGCCTGGAGTACTGACCCGACATATTACTACGCTGGCAATACCAGTGGAGATGGCGACTATACCATCGGTATGGCTTTTTACGATGATAGCGTACTCACGGGCGATACTGTTGTATTCACCTATTACTACATTTTTGGCTCTGACATCTCTGCGGCTGTAGAGGCCGTTGGAGGATTAAGTGTATTGAATTCAGCAACCCTGGAGAGCAACTCTCCGGCTTTTGGCGCAGCCAATGTAATTGATAACAATGCCTCCCTGCTATCCGTTTTCACAGGAGCCGGACTCAGTGGGGATCAAGAGATTTCGGATGCAGCCAGCCAAACTCTACCTCTGTTGACTGGTTCCTCTACCATCGCAACAACAGCCGCCTTGAATGGTATAAACCGGGTGATTCAGGCTCGAATTGACTCCAATCTGGGTCTGTCTTCCGGTGATGGATTTATCCGGGACCAATATATCTGGGTCAAACCATTCGGTTCATGGGTTGATCAGGATAACCGCGATGGTATTGCAGGATTTGACGCAAACACCTATGGTCTGGCCGCTGGCTTTGACGGTCTGATACATGATAACTATCGTCTGGGTTTAGCCTTTGCCTACGCCGAATCAGATGTTGATAGTAAATCTTCAGTTGCACCGCAGCACCTGGAAACAGAAGTTTATCAATTAGTAGGTTATGGCAGCTATAGCCTGGATGCTCAGACAGATATTAACTTCCAGGTAGATGTGGGCCATAACAGCAATAAAGGAAAAAGAACTATTGCTTTCACTTCCACTGTTGCTGATGCAGATTACAATAGTTTAAGCGCTCATGCAGGTATCGGGATTGGCAGGACTCTGGAAATAAATGAAAGTACATCTTTCACTCCCTCCATAAGAGCAGATTACACATGGATCAAGGATGACAGTTACAGCGAAACGGGCGCAGGTGTACTTAATTTAAATGTTGATCAACGCAGCACAAGAGAGTTACTGATCGGCTTGCATGGTAAATTTGCGAATCAATTAAATAAGAACACAGCACTTACTGCCAATTTGGGTGTTTCCTATGACCTGCATAATGGCCCATCCAGTATCACCTCATCATTTGCCGGAGCCCCTTCTGCCTCCTTCGTAACCTACGGCATTGATCCTAATCCATGGCGGGCACACGCAGGTTTCGGCTTTGTTTATGCGCTTGAAAACGGAACAGAGATAAATGCCCGTTACGATGCCGATTATCAGAATGACTTCCTTAATCAGACTGCCAGCGTTAAATTCCGCTGGATGTTTTAACATCTGATGCCTATGGGAGTAAACCGCCAAAGCCTTATCGCTTTGGCGGTTACTTTGCTGCCCAGGACTAAGTTAGGGTCACTACTGCAGTTTACGGCAGTACTTTTTTCCGTCTGCTACTTAACTGCATGCTCTCCTGTTCCAAGCCATTCTTCACGCTTTTCGCACGCTTCTACCATAACAGAAGAAGCAGGTTGGACTTCGGAACTAATCAATACATCTATTCATTCTGTAAGAATCTTCAGGCCTGCAAAACCTGACTTCAACAAACAAATCACAATATTTATTGAAGGTGACGGGTTGGCCTGGCTCTCCCGAGATCGGCCTTCATTAAACCCCACACCAATCAACCCAATCGGATTGAAATTGGCACTTAGCCATCCCGACAGCAACGCTATTTATATAGCCCGACCCTGTCAGTATACAGATCTAAACAGATGTAAAATCAGTGATTGGACCAAGGGACGCTTTTCAAGCAGTATCGTTGCTGCAGTCAATGAAGCAATATCTGTCATTAAAGATCGCCTCGGGTCTGAATCATTAATACTGGTTGGTTACTCCGGAGGAGGAGCGATTGCGACACTGATTGCAGCCGGACGTGATGATGTTAAAAAACTTATTACCGTTGGCGGCAATCTGGACCATGCGATATGGACTCAGCATCATCGCATATCTCCCCTTACAGACTCCCTGAACCCTATAAAATTCGTAGATAATCTAAAAGATATTCCGCAATGGCATTTTGTAGGCAGCAACGATCAAATTGTCCCCCCCTATGTATCTGAAAGTTATAAAAGTGCATTTGGCAAATCTGATCATATTCAAGTCATATTAGTTGAA encodes the following:
- a CDS encoding autotransporter outer membrane beta-barrel domain-containing protein, whose translation is MKNSSRSFHKSPAFKRTALSIAVMLNCSAALAAPAPITLSGDYIKIGTNHYGTLGSIGNTSPGILYDNSGTGTFNTAYDYLTPGTPFEGFYIRSTESSTTYNTGANNSGGLLAGLSYSSFTDTSSGTTNSVSWTGSYDPGSGKLFDITNDVSFEDGDKIVKVVTTITATKDLSDLYFLRVTDPDARAEPGDSTATTNIRGNDSVDGTNLVYAEALSSKYIIGYYSNAASGVNTGVSSAWSTDPTYYYAGNTSGDGDYTIGMAFYDDSVLTGDTVVFTYYYIFGSDISAAVEAVGGLSVLNSATLESNSPAFGAANVIDNNASLLSVFTGAGLSGDQEISDAASQTLPLLTGSSTIATTAALNGINRVIQARIDSNLGLSSGDGFIRDQYIWVKPFGSWVDQDNRDGIAGFDANTYGLAAGFDGLIHDNYRLGLAFAYAESDVDSKSSVAPQHLETEVYQLVGYGSYSLDAQTDINFQVDVGHNSNKGKRTIAFTSTVADADYNSLSAHAGIGIGRTLEINESTSFTPSIRADYTWIKDDSYSETGAGVLNLNVDQRSTRELLIGLHGKFANQLNKNTALTANLGVSYDLHNGPSSITSSFAGAPSASFVTYGIDPNPWRAHAGFGFVYALENGTEINARYDADYQNDFLNQTASVKFRWMF
- a CDS encoding sensor domain-containing diguanylate cyclase: MSLSTTANHYRHGDTLKTTSYEWLEWVYEADWDLYQNELIRHLKGETEFFDCEYRVRNSQGGYVWVLAHGLALRNEHGVAYRMVGSIGDITERKDYENRLIHQASYDFLTGLPNRVLAMERLEQALNRARQKGTRVGVLFVDLDNFKKINDTLGHEVGDRHLKEVSQRLNQCMKAGEMIARLGGDEFLVILPDLKVEAEELPGCERILDVAAKPVLVEGYEFVTTASIGITLFPSDGEDPGALLRNADAAMYHAKGSGKNAYRYFTPEMEREAVCNVSVDDPELRWNRLRGQLRVSYAHTEISR
- a CDS encoding tetratricopeptide repeat protein; its protein translation is MSFKNTYVLLLVLTIFPNIIQAKQYTEQEVMNAIQVANKNKKPALQFAIGYLYESGNGVKTNYSEAHRWYSLAAEQGNTSAMTRLGRLSVEGLGVNKDPSKAFYWYEKASQLGDKSAQNILGLMYQDGNLIDGDYQMAAYWFKKAANQGSVSAQYSLGNLYFTGRGVADDYSQARFWFEKVIRAQQGGDNDSKERAYYRLGQIFEDGLDVSKDGPKAKDFYMAAAKLGHDEAKVKIGDGYNQGKWGLPRDREKALHWYHKAGASGEFSAGLLKAELKHQKWCKHVSGLPNEQWSVNDARYFERTCLK
- a CDS encoding alpha/beta fold hydrolase; the encoded protein is MPMGVNRQSLIALAVTLLPRTKLGSLLQFTAVLFSVCYLTACSPVPSHSSRFSHASTITEEAGWTSELINTSIHSVRIFRPAKPDFNKQITIFIEGDGLAWLSRDRPSLNPTPINPIGLKLALSHPDSNAIYIARPCQYTDLNRCKISDWTKGRFSSSIVAAVNEAISVIKDRLGSESLILVGYSGGGAIATLIAAGRDDVKKLITVGGNLDHAIWTQHHRISPLTDSLNPIKFVDNLKDIPQWHFVGSNDQIVPPYVSESYKSAFGKSDHIQVILVEHTNHYCCWERLWGNLWLQANNKTINID